aaataagagtatGAAGACATTAAGCAACAACCAACACAAATCACAAACTCAAATTGACaaatgtgtttaaaaaattatagcatTAGACTTATTATTAACAGAGACAATATCACAAAACATAGCATGCAGTTTTAAAGGATGATTGAAAATTAGGATAACTACTACTACTCAAATTTCTCcatcaattaaagattaataataagaataattaacaatgaaataattttagattgttgagtaacaaacaaaaattattagaaaattaccGGAGAAAGCCACAAACACTTCTCGATAGTGAAAGAAATTGACTGAAAGCTGCGTCGGACCAACTCGCCGGCGATGAAGGCTAAAAGCTGCGATTCACGATTCACGTTTTCACTGAAGGATGAAGGTTAAATGTGGAAGGATGAAAACGTTTTCACTGAAGGATGAAGGTTAAATGTGGTTGGGTTTGATGAAAAACGAATGTTGAAggatgaaaaatgggtttggaTTCGCGGGTTTGGATTCGCGGGTTTGGATTCGTGGGTTTGcagaaggatgaagaagaacgaatgatgaagatgaaaaaatGAAAGGGTTGACACGCGTGATTTCttattctttagttaacttaggaaatttttttttaaaggcttgtTAGATCGGTCTAACAAAACAGATCTAACAAATTTGTCACTgccttttttttgtttgtagtcttttttttaatgtatatgttagaacagttcaattagaatagatctaacaaaatttactataataataaatttaccatagcttttttgtgtgtgcagtttttatttttatttttaatatgtatgttagatcagttcaattagaactgatctaataaaatttattataataataaatttaccatagcttttttgtgtgtgcagtttttatttttatttttaatatgtatgttagatcagttcaattagaacagatctaacaaagtttaccataataacaaatttgacaCCATCTTACTTATTACATTGGATGTATAACAACCGATCTAATATCGATGATGTAACAAGGTTAAAATGCACTACTGAAACACTAACATAATAAATACTAatttgttaagaaaaaaaaaggtgaaGAATTAATTCTACACGCATAATTAAGATAAATGATATCTATACAAATTTTGCTAAAATAcacaaaatgcatgaatttttgttgttgtcttaTATGAGAAATTAATATAAGCAAATTAATGTATAATATTGCATATGATAAACctcattaaatttttatttttttcattacctATTTTTTCTATTTGGTGAGAATAGAAAGATTACAGTGAGGCAAATccataaaacaaataaacaaataatgatGTAATAATATTTTGCGGGAAATAATGAACATCGTAAATGTTAGAAAAGTTTGTTTTATGAGACTTATAATTTGTTTCAAATGTAGTTAGGTTAGAAGAATATTCCTTCTTATCCTGCAAAACAAAAAGTAATATTCCTTATAATCATAACCATGAAGGGAATCTTAATATTTAGAAAGAGTCCATTCAACAAACTCAAAGAAAAACTTGTACATTATGCACCACGTCAATATCCCTTATAATGCTTTCCTATGTCTAGCTAATAAGAGTGTGTTAAGGGTCATTTGGCCTTAAGATCACTCTAAGGGGCAGATTTTGGTTGACTCTTTCCAACTGTGCATTCCTTCCCTAAAGATAAGATCCATTGGCCCAACTCCATTTTTCTAAGAGTACAAGTCATCCAATCAaccatatatataattaatgccGTAGACTTGTAAAACACAATCTTCGCCCAACATGTGGTTCCATtgctaaaaaaaattggttCCGTTATTCATCATAAATCATAATGCAACCACTTAATGTCCTTATATGATCGATCTAGTGACAAAACatgaataaattttgttaattcaATACTTGTtactcatttaaatttaaaataccatatatttttgttttattgggaataataagaaaaaatttgttttacgAATGTAATTcagataataaaaaattgcatAAACATTTAATATACTGATGTGTGAGTtcgaatctatatatattactcTACTTCTTTGcaaaaatatttggttttttctACTTATCTACATTTAGTTGTGTAAATTTCCcttaaactaaatattataaaaaatatattttgcactaatatatattatttactgtATTTTAATTCGTccaatatatctttatttttctactattacctttataaatattaaatatgtgaaagttgcaaaaacaaattataacaaTGATAGTGgtgagtaaaaaataaataaaagacggTAGTAGTAAATCTTTACCAAATTAGATTTGTCTGAAAGGTAATAGTTTGAATAGTTAAAGATTCGAATTATAATCACTTTTACGaatgcaaaaaattggttagAATGACTATACCCACCTTACAAGCTCttagattttttgttttttacgaATATTGGTTACTATTAATGATAGTAAATATTTTGCACCTATTAGTTTAGAGTTAAATCTAAAGAATGATAGAGGAGTCTAGATGGAAAATTTTGGCTGGAGAAATCAGAATATGCTTGTTTTCTTATCCTCACCTAAGAAGATAATCTATAAAATGAGAGAATATACCAACAAATGTATTGGATAAACtgttagattttttaaaaataaatatgaccCCTTCCATATCTTGGAATATTCTTGACGTTGGACCATATATTTTGTCATTACTCATTAGGTGACTTTGACGACAACCTCTTGCATACGCGTGTGTGTACTatccttgttttttttttcctttaatttcttcaaatatactcccttatatataaataaaattgaatcaaataattttaaattaaatatattaatttttttgtcacttttatttatattaaaagtcagaaaagtaaatcatttttcctttgattcacattttaatcaattaacaCATTAGAAACGGCTAAGGCAAAGTTTTTAAATAGTAGAATTGGGGTGTACAGTAAAAAATCGtaagtaaaaatcaaaattcgTAAGTATAATCTAAATAACTTATACCTTTAAAACTTTTAAGTGTTGTTTATAATTATCCATTATATATGGATTTCAGTCATCACTATTGGctataatgacaaatatttggcCGTTGGCTTAAACTATGTATACTATCTACAGACATTTTAGTGTACAATTTAGTCATAATTTATAAATGGTATACTTACATCTTTTTCCATCTCTATACATTTAAGAGAGATTTCATTTTTgttgatataaattttaaaattaagtaatttgttataaatgtaatttttttaagttagcTGTGTTCGATAAGAAAACTAGATCGTCAAATcatgaatgaaattatgtgaaCAAATTTAAAACGTTCAAacgaagaaaaataatattatatattaaaaaaaattataatttttttttgttgttgttaagaatgtttatttgacaaatttaattagttttcaaTAAATACAAAAGTCGTTTTGCCAAAAGCAGTAGTTTGATGAGGAATCAAATAAAGCAGATTCCATCCAATAAAGAATCCCACAACTAAACTAAGTGAGAAATATGTGTGCAAATTCTTGAGGTCATTCTCTCAACCAATCAAATAAAGCAAAGgcaaaacaaaaatcattaaGGACAATTCTAGCAAAACCTAATCTTTAGTGCGATCTTATACAATTCACCATTGGCTTATGGTCATTGTCctatttaatttcatatttgataGGCTTTTGAAATTAATATCACCAACAATATTGTAATTCACAGTAGCTGAAAATGGCATTTTCACAAGTGACATATGTCAGCATCTTCTTTGTCctatgtttatttatttcattgcATATTCTAGGGGATATTCCTAGATACTCCTTCTGTATCACCATGCCACTGTTATAATATTCCCATTATTAACTCAATCAAACCCCAAACTACCAAGATGTTGCAGGTGAACCATTCATTGAATACCAATTATAACAAGCACAATTGTGTGGTTAAGATTTGTGCTCAAGAAGCAATAAGTATGATTGAGTGATATCACCATCTCTTTATGAGATAAAATATGAATGTGTTTATAAGTGAAGATGATTATCACCTTACAAGTCAGTTTTTGTAGGTTTGAATTAAACTCaatctaaatattaatataatattatagccTATTTAAGATTTGTTTGACCATCAGTTATCAGGACACTACTATCGGGCCATCGGATTTGCGCTCTAGATGTTTAGTCCTAAGTATGAAGGGATGTGTTAAAGAGTAACATTAAATGAGATAAGatctgaatatatatataaagtctaCTTGAATCACCTTACAAGTAGATTTTGTAAGATCGAATTAATTTCAACCCAAATTCTAGTAAGGGTTGAGTTATGTATCATTTGTATCATACTAAATTAATAATGTTACATTGCTAATTACAAAGATGGTGGTGATATGTAATATGGATTAAATTGCTACCTTAGTCCTCACTTATTTTTTCTCATCTATGATCTCCCCAACCCAAATCAATTTTACAACTCCACATATTTTCTTAGCCTCCTTATTTTCCTTGCATGTAATGACAAAAATATGGTAAACTACATATCAACTATGTTTTAAAAACCAAACCAATCTATTTAAACCTTTCCACGATTCTATTAATTGAACAATTCAGCCACAATTTCATCCTGATTCGAGTAGTTTAACACAATTAGATTATGACTTTGAAGTTTCGTCAAATCGATATTCAGTCCAgcttttaaatattgtttattaTGATGGATAGACTTAGAAGCCACCTCTTGATAGGTTGAACCAATTAAGAATTTAAGACACGTTAAAAATGCTtccaaattgaaaatttgaaatttcattatACCTTGTTCTAAGGAGACAGACAACATGGTATCCAGCTAAAAAGGGTGTGTGACTTATTCAAGATCAAAACTGTCACTTGCCGAGTATTATAACTCTATAATTTAAATCACATACAACAGTAAGAAACACAttatacaacaacaacaacaaaaagtcaaaagaaaaatatcaaagatTTTTTCTACAAGGATTTCTGTCACAGAACTTTTACATGTTCAAAACTCAAAAGCCAGGTGAAGTAGTAGTGGTAGTAATAGTATGTGTAGAGGATGATGAGGTAGGTGATGAGTTTGAATGAACAACGCCTTCACTATGATTAGTCCTTTCTTCTGATATTGAGTGTTCAAACAACTCTACTTTCTTAAACTCTGGCTTCTTAATTGAAGAAACTTGTGGAGGATGTGTGGCCACTGGTGCATAGATTCCAGAAGGTGCCACCAACTTTGTCATTTCCCCTGTTGTTGTTGATGAAGCTACCCCACCATATTCTGCAGGTTGGACAAAAATGTTTCCTACAAGGACAAATGGTGCTGCTGTATGCGAATTGGCACTTTCATTAACTGATGAACTTGGTCTTCTTGTGTGTAAACGGTATTTCTGTGTAAAACAGAAAAAAATTAGATTGTAAATTCAACTTTTGCAACAATAAAAATCATCACTTATTCATTTTGAAAAGTGCCATAAGACTTGAAGGGACTAAAACAAGAGAAACAGTTAAAAGATTCTATATCAGAGAAAAAAACTGAGATAAACTAGGCAATAGAATTACAAAATCAAAGCATAtactaaaacaaaatttgacaACCAAAGATTTGGGAGGAAAATTTCATATACAAACCTGTAAATGGCTTTTGACTTCATCATTTGTAAGGCCATCAACATTCATTAGTTCTCTGATTTGCTTTGGTGTGGCAGCTGCAGAACAAAAGCCAACAAAATAGTAAATATCAATTCTATATGCAGTTACATTAACAACATGAACACATAACAAATTAACAATCAGAACTAGGTACTCCTTCTGGTTATAAATGTAAGAGAAAATTTGGtaacaaaagttgatgtatttgatcTTAAATTATATTAAGATACTCACTATCTGCACCTCCAAGTTGTTGAAGTGCCTGCAAGAAGCGTTTGTGCAACTCCTGCGACCAACACCGCCGTTGCTTTCTCTGTCCATCTTTATCCTCTCTTTTGCAGCTTCCAGCATTGTTACTGGTGACAGTAACAGCATTAGAACTCGCGGCAGCTACACCGATCGGAGAAGGTTGTTGTTGTCCTTGTCCTTTACTCAACGATTCCCCTTTGTTGTtaactttttcttctttttggaATGGTTGAAAAGCACCACCACAAGTTCCACTTCTCTTCAATTCCAACGCAGGCACTTTCCTAGTAACAACCTAAACAAATTTTCAAAGCAAATTGGAAACACAccaaaaaaaaagtcaattcaTTGTTTGTTATGTTCTTTAACAAAAAACCAAAAGACTCAAAAAACAATCATCAATAATAAAGAATTAACACTTAATTATTagctttaattttattattacctCCTCAGATGAAGGATCTGGATTCCATAACTGAACAGATCTAAGCCAATCAGATTTCCTCTTATCACTGTTCTTATTATTATCATTTGATGAAATCTTTTGCTGCTTATGATGAGAATGCtgttcatcatcttcttcttcatcatcatcatacaCTTGTTCACAATAAGGTGAAGCCCTTTTCTTAATTGGAATAAACTCTTCCAAAACAGGTCCTTCTGTTGATGTTGTCTGTTCAGAACACTCAGATTGTCCATTCAAATTATACTCACTTGTTGTTCCAGACAAATTCAATTGTTGTCTACAAGCTTCAATagctacaaaaaaaaaaaaaaaaatcaacaaaaaacaacaaaaaaacacaaatcaaaataaacccagaaaaaaagtttaaaactttaggtgatataaataacgagaaaatgaaatgaaaaagaaaaaagaaaaagggtACCTTGTGTGACGAGTTCTAAGGAAAGGGGAAGTTCTTTAGGAAAGACCTGAATCTTACGGCGTTCTTCTTCTAATGCTTGGATATAGTCAGAGAAACCCATTTTGAAACGCTGCATTGTGAGGGTAGAAAACatggaaaagaagaagaaaaatcaaaGATGAAGAAGAATATAAGAGAATGGCGTATTGTGGAAGCagcagagagagagagagtgcgGTTATCGatgaagaaagaaagaatatgGGATCTGAGGAGAATCAAAATTTGGAataatgattataaaaaaaatactaaaaaaatttataagcgaaagaagaaaaaaagaatgaagGAGAAAATTCCCAACAAAGAAGGGGAGAGAAAATGAGACAGTTTCGCGAAGAACTCGGGAAAATATCGGGGTCGGGGCGTCGCGTATATAAAACCAGAATCTTTGATGCATTTTATATTCTTTATTCTTTTTCGATTTTTGGATTTTTCTGTCTTTTacgtttcttttttttttcttttaataaaataaatatattacattttattttttcttctaattttggataagaatgaaAAGATGGACTTatttataaatacttttttatttgtgtGTCTCTTTAAGTTTATAAAATGTGATTTAATATTTGTGCAAAGTTAACTTGTTTAGACTGCATATGTCTATCtttattaaattcatattttaaacaaaagtaTATCTAAGCATATTTCATAAGATTGAAcgaaaataatatcaaaatataaattttaaaatatgtataaatatgtttttaatatttttttatttaattgtaaatatttatatgattatatatcataaaattatatatcacattatttaaaatatattaaattatcattttttaattcaaaattttaataaaaaattataattattaacttttaaaataaaataagtaatttataaattgataaaaataaataaacatccAATTATTCCTAATTTtgttagtgtttttaatcaagtatatttatgttaaataacacatataataaaatgaaatggtacaataatatttaaacgTGATATCTTTTAGggaaactatttttttaaagttggaAATGgaataaaatgttatttgatTCTGGAGCAAAAAAGGGACATTAGATTCGCATTTTCATCATGCGCTAGCAATGAcatcacctttttttttatccaaTTCGGTTTCCTCCATCGGATAAGATCGGGATCTCTTATCATTTATCCTTCTCTGACAATCTTTCTATTTTGATGCTTTATATCATTTTACCAAACTAGTACTATCTCacaaataaatactaaaattagaTTTTGATGTATCAGAGTTGTAATTCTTTGTGAAGCCAAGAAATTAGCATCTCTTTGGAGAATAATTTGTGTTTGTTTTAGTACAATCTTTGGAGAATAATTTCTTATTGGGTTAAATCAAAAGTAATAATGATTACAATTTACAAATCCTTCCATCCTTTTAGCTTTCGTTAAAACTAACATAATAACTTATTGTATCATTAATTTGAAGAGTTAAAATAGTATTGGGCGGAACTGCTTacaattatttttgtcattttatacgTTTAATTATAAGATTTAAATAGTACTAGTATATTCTTGGCAAAAAGAAAAGTATATTCTCTTCctaaaaaaaatgtgtattctAATTTGATCtataaagtttaaatatttcCAAATTAAAGGTATATTTGTATTAGAGACATATTGGATATTAATGTTCTATAGGTACGTATTTTAgaagtattaaatttattattttatttttttaaaagtaatttatctaatatttttgaaatattttatagattcacgcaaatatatattttatgaaagatattaaaaaaaatacaaaataagattttaaaacaTCAATAGAGATATAGATAAACCATTTCAAGATGACGTTAGAGTTcctaaattgaaaatattatttgatgGTGCTAGGAGAAGACAACTAAAAGTACTACTGATTTCTgagttattttataaagttaatctttattttaaattattttaataagacTTTTGTTTATATCCtaacatataaaatttaaaattaattataaaaatcatgatCACTGTAGTGATATATTAAACAACAATGGTCCatatctccttttttttttataaatattatatatatgtatatatatatatatatatatacacacatgtGTGTGTGTGGGTTAACATatctaaatttcaaaaatttaacgTACCTGCATATCAGTATCATATAATATCTATATTTAAAGATAAGAATGAGTTAAATCGAGTTTGATGTCTAATTTGCCTGTTATGAATATTTGATCAAATCAATTTGTAGATCTTAATTTGTCCTTTAACCTGATGAATTGTGGGTTTAATTAGGacgaaataaaataaagacaagACGAAGTTGTTTATAAGACAAATcaccaaataataatatttaaatatttatttaaaaaaataaaaaagtaaacatAAAGTAACTTGTAGCAAGTCATCTATGATTATCATTTGTCGATACATTCATTTGTTTACAGAAAATgaatcattaataatataaaataatcaattatatttaatgtaatttGAGACGAGACAAATTATCTAAGACATAACtcaaaaccaattttttttttctatgttatctccgtcttttttatttattttgttgtcCCTGATTTTTAGAACTAAGTCAAATTCAATCTATTACTTATAAACTAGATAGGTAAATATGAATTATGATATGTCGAATCCTATACACCTCTACATGCTATATTACGTATCCGACCtccataaaatttgattttatctaCGGTAACCAGTAAAATAGtttgattaattatatttttttaaattataatatttttgtaaaaataataataaattatgtgtttgtattataaagtaaaaaataattggtGGCACTTATAATAAGGTGAAATAGTATATGATTAGAATAATAAGGGGATATGCATTGGAAGATCCAATCCGAATGAGAAGATTGCACGCGGATGTTATGCCGCGTAATATGAATGGATTCTATCTACCTTGCCTTTTCGTGCTCTCTAATAGCCATTGGCCAACACCCAAACCTTTTGTTTCAACGATATTTCACTTTTTTCAATGTTCATGCTTCTACTAGTTTATCACAATTCACAACTCTCACCTGTACAACATTGGCGCGTGACTTTCATCCCAACCATTTTATTACTCCCATCTACTCCACGTGTCTTTAAATGTTGCCATTTTTTTAGAGATAAAACATATTGGTATACGACTATTTCCCGATAAGTTGTACGCtattataaaagaataattatcttagctttataaatatttcgattaataattttttcaatttatttatgtagatattattataatatttattaaaattaattaaattaagaattttaatgtatttatttaattttaatattttaatatattatttttataattaaaattaaattattaattaaaaatataataataaattttatttgattatttattgaCTTTAACAACATATATACATTTGTTTTACGTCAGTTTGATCTAacaataaaaagattaaatattaaattccATAAATTACACATTGAATCTCCGTTTgtgttattaaaaataattatataatttttttataagtgttTAATAAATCTTAAAGTATTTCGTATATTAAACTAcgactaaaaataaattcaaaaatttcaataaatgaaGATAAAATTATGTAcaataaatattcatttaaaaatatttctattcataaatgatcaaataacattattatcattaaaaatattagatataaaaattataccGTTGTCTATTCAAAAAATTGAAGACACTTTAACATTTAAAGATTAATAgattatataatatttgtcaTCTTCATGTGTATTTtgtaagattttttatttacaacactataataaaatataccTCATCATGTTTTTGACTAGACAACTATTCAAAAAATCAtctttaatttaactttatattgGAATCTTCACCAAATTTATAGGAAATAAACTTCCTTCATTGTATAAGTTTCCATTTAGTGGGTGCAAGACACTATTTTAAACAGggataaacacaaaaatatctaaatttagcgacacaaaataaaatataatagggGTAACAATCTTTAATTGATAAACTCTACATTTATTCCTGACCGAATCACTATTCTttcatttt
The genomic region above belongs to Cicer arietinum cultivar CDC Frontier isolate Library 1 chromosome 4, Cicar.CDCFrontier_v2.0, whole genome shotgun sequence and contains:
- the LOC101491970 gene encoding transcription factor HHO3-like isoform X2 — encoded protein: MFSTLTMQRFKMGFSDYIQALEEERRKIQVFPKELPLSLELVTQAIEACRQQLNLSGTTSEYNLNGQSECSEQTTSTEGPVLEEFIPIKKRASPYCEQVYDDDEEEDDEQHSHHKQQKISSNDNNKNSDKRKSDWLRSVQLWNPDPSSEEVVTRKVPALELKRSGTCGGAFQPFQKEEKVNNKGESLSKGQGQQQPSPIGVAAASSNAVTVTSNNAGSCKREDKDGQRKQRRCWSQELHKRFLQALQQLGGADTATPKQIRELMNVDGLTNDEVKSHLQKYRLHTRRPSSSVNESANSHTAAPFVLVGNIFVQPAEYGGVASSTTTGEMTKLVAPSGIYAPVATHPPQVSSIKKPEFKKVELFEHSISEERTNHSEGVVHSNSSPTSSSSTHTITTTTTSPGF
- the LOC101491970 gene encoding transcription factor HHO3-like isoform X1; this encodes MFSTLTMQRFKMGFSDYIQALEEERRKIQVFPKELPLSLELVTQAIEACRQQLNLSGTTSEYNLNGQSECSEQTTSTEGPVLEEFIPIKKRASPYCEQVYDDDEEEDDEQHSHHKQQKISSNDNNKNSDKRKSDWLRSVQLWNPDPSSEEVVTRKVPALELKRSGTCGGAFQPFQKEEKVNNKGESLSKGQGQQQPSPIGVAAASSNAVTVTSNNAGSCKREDKDGQRKQRRCWSQELHKRFLQALQQLGAATPKQIRELMNVDGLTNDEVKSHLQKYRLHTRRPSSSVNESANSHTAAPFVLVGNIFVQPAEYGGVASSTTTGEMTKLVAPSGIYAPVATHPPQVSSIKKPEFKKVELFEHSISEERTNHSEGVVHSNSSPTSSSSTHTITTTTTSPGF